One stretch of Candidatus Bathyarchaeia archaeon DNA includes these proteins:
- a CDS encoding PRC-barrel domain-containing protein, with the protein MINFESLMGLKVITSQAFTLGVVKGAQVDKETWKITHLKVKLEEEAANKLGVKKRFRSSIVCLAVESVKAVGDFISIGKSLDELKASNEIIECEE; encoded by the coding sequence ATGATAAATTTTGAAAGCCTAATGGGACTAAAAGTCATCACTTCACAAGCTTTTACGTTGGGCGTTGTTAAAGGAGCGCAAGTTGACAAGGAAACTTGGAAAATAACTCACCTCAAAGTGAAACTGGAGGAGGAAGCGGCAAACAAGTTGGGAGTGAAGAAAAGATTCCGAAGCTCCATCGTCTGCCTAGCGGTTGAGAGTGTTAAAGCAGTAGGGGATTTTATATCCATAGGCAAGTCTCTTGACGAATTGAAGGCATCAAACGAAATCATCGAGTGTGAAGAGTAA